From the Arctopsyche grandis isolate Sample6627 chromosome 11, ASM5162203v2, whole genome shotgun sequence genome, one window contains:
- the LOC143919211 gene encoding uncharacterized protein LOC143919211, with translation MLITSNSSPVSGELLEDGAVDPEQMELSVHLVPESSHTIEIQYVVPELHIYDTETTIIEEVEADGSFTDYGDNQACIDDYPLSDLNDTQLPSSNDCSSTDSYNGDYSSGETDLTNLNWLQNITNILPVPSLSISPKPSPKPLIQNVRLHKFKQTILKCQEDFLENVDDYQGDSEKKPPYSYCSLICLAMRYNGNKMTLSSIYSWIRENFKYYRTADPTWQNSIRHNLSLNKVFVKVARSKQEPGKGGFWKLELARLQDSRRCKRVSRPSKKQKAKNEDKQSEKVGSVEIHILQQTGPYDDSFERAKQASDSISDMSSQLPDFSLDGLDMVLSNPMETDFGPNVIVEPVAAEEELGALLMSTPWEDLQPELTDSLFDSYLK, from the exons ATGTTGATCACGTCAAACTCGTCGCCCGTTTCTGGTGAACTGCTCGAAGATGGAGCAGTTGATCCAGAGCAAATGGAACTATCAGTTCACTTGGTTCCAGAATCGTCACACACCATCGAAATCCAATACGTAGTGCCAGAACTTCACATATACGATACAGAAACGACGATAATTGAAGAGGTCGAAGCTGACGGCAGCTTCACAGACTATGGAGACAATCAAGCGTGCATAGATGATTACCCATTATCCGATCTGAATGACACGCAATTGCCTTCGTCAAACGACTGCAGCAGCACTGACTCTTATAATGGGGATTACAGCTCAGGGGAGACAGACCTGACCAATTTGAATTGGCTTCAGAACATCACTAATATATTGCCGGTGCCATCGCTATCGATCTCGCCGAAGCCTTCACCCAAGCCGCTCATCCAGAACGTGAGATTGCACAAATTCAAGCAGACGATACTCAAGTGCCAGGAAGACTTTTTGGAGAACGTCGACGACTACCAGGGAGATAGCGAGAAGAAACCTCCGTATTCTTATTGTTCCCTCATCTGTTTGGCGATGAGGTATAACGGCAATAAGATGACCCTCTCGTCTATTTACAGTTGGATCAGggagaattttaaatattacagaACTGCTGATCCAACGTGGCAG aATTCCATAAGGCACAACCTATCGTTGAACAAAGTATTCGTTAAAGTGGCCAGATCAAAGCAGGAGCCAGGTAAAGGTGGGTTTTGGAAATTAGAATTAGCAAGACTTCAAGACTCGAGGCGATGTAAGAGAGTTTCAAGACCATCCAAAAAACAAAAGGCTAAAAATGAAGACAAACAAAGCGAAAAAGTTGGGTCTGTAGAAATACATATACTACAACAGACTGGTCCTTATGATGATAGTTTCGAGAGGGCGAAACAAGCAAGCGACTCTATAAGCGATATGTCTAGTCAGCTACCAGATTTCAGCCTTGATGGCCTGGACATGGTACTTTCCAATCCCATGGAGACCGATTTTGGGCCAAACGTGATTGTGGAGCCGGTGGCTGCGGAAGAAGAGCTTGGTGCACTTTTGATGTCAACCCCTTGGGAGGATCTTCAACCAGAACTAACAGATTCTTTATTTGATTCTTATTTAAAGTGA